The following coding sequences lie in one Mucilaginibacter sp. KACC 22773 genomic window:
- a CDS encoding polysaccharide deacetylase family protein encodes MYLVKTPWLLKKLYPELIWNVNQTNRCIYLTFDDGPIPIVTPFVLNILKQYNAKATFFCIGDNVGKHPDIFEQIVNDGHAIGNHTYNHLKGWKTDNKTYVDNFLSADKILHTNLFRPPYGRIKKQQAKDLKSVKPDIKIIMWDVLSGDFDIGLKPEGCLKNVMKYTGAGSIVVFHDSLKAFDRLEYVLPRAMEEWSKKGYSFELIGLD; translated from the coding sequence ATGTACCTGGTTAAAACTCCCTGGCTGCTAAAAAAGCTTTATCCCGAGCTTATCTGGAATGTAAACCAAACTAACCGTTGTATTTATCTCACTTTTGACGATGGACCTATACCTATTGTTACACCATTTGTTTTAAATATTTTAAAACAGTACAATGCCAAAGCAACGTTCTTTTGCATTGGCGACAATGTAGGCAAACATCCCGATATTTTTGAGCAAATTGTTAACGATGGGCATGCTATTGGCAACCATACCTACAACCACCTTAAAGGATGGAAAACTGATAACAAAACCTACGTTGATAATTTTCTCTCAGCAGATAAAATACTGCATACTAATTTATTTCGGCCACCTTATGGCCGCATCAAAAAACAACAGGCAAAGGATTTAAAATCTGTTAAACCCGACATCAAAATCATCATGTGGGATGTACTGAGCGGCGATTTTGATATTGGCCTGAAGCCGGAGGGTTGCTTAAAGAACGTTATGAAATATACCGGAGCAGGATCAATAGTTGTATTTCATGATAGTTTGAAAGCGTTTGACAGGTTGGAATATGTTCTGCCAAGGGCGATGGAGGAATGGAGTAAGAAGGGGTATAGTTTTGAGTTGATTGGGTTGGATTGA
- a CDS encoding aconitate hydratase, with the protein MAFDLDMIKKVYDRYSTRVDAARKATGKHLTLTEKILYAHLSEGDAKTAFGRGVDYVDFAPDRVAMQDATAQMALLQFMQAGRPQVAVPSTVHCDHLIQAKVGAVADLNTAIDINREVYDFLASVSDKYGIGFWKAGAGIIHQVVLENYAFPGGMMIGTDSHTPNAGGLGMIAIGVGGADACDVMAGLPWELKFPKLIGVKLTGKLSGWTSAKDVILKVAGILTVKGGTGAIVEYFGEGACSLSATGKGTICNMGAEIGATTSVFGYDDKIAAYLKGTKRADIAELADAVAEHLTGDQEVYANPEQYFDQVIEINLSELEPHINGPFTPDLAWPISKFATAVKENNWPAKLEVGLIGSCTNSSYEDITRSASIAKQAVDKHLTTKAEFTITPGSELVRYTVDRDGYLDTFAQMGGVVLANACGPCIGQWARHTDDPTRKNSIITSFNRNFAKRQDGNPNTHAFVASPEIVTALAIAGDLTFNPLTDTLTNINGEQVKLDEPMGIEMPVKGYAVEDAGYQAPAEDGSQVQVLVDPKSARLQLLEPFAAWEGVDIKGLKLLIKAKGKCTTDHISMAGPWLKFRGHLDNISNNMLIGAINYFNNTADSVKNELTGEYGPVPATQRAYKANGIGSIVVGDENYGEGSSREHAAMEPRHLGVRAILVKSFARIHETNLKKQGMLGITFADNNDYDKIQEDDTIDITGLTEFAPGKQLTVVLNHKDGSVESFPVNHTYNAQQIEWFKAGGALNIIRKQMAS; encoded by the coding sequence ATGGCTTTTGATTTAGATATGATCAAAAAAGTTTACGACCGCTACAGCACCCGCGTGGATGCTGCCCGTAAAGCGACTGGTAAACATCTTACTTTAACCGAGAAAATTTTATACGCCCACCTTTCAGAAGGCGACGCTAAGACAGCGTTTGGCCGCGGTGTGGATTACGTTGATTTTGCACCCGACCGCGTGGCTATGCAGGATGCAACAGCGCAAATGGCTTTATTGCAGTTTATGCAGGCTGGCCGTCCGCAGGTTGCTGTTCCATCTACCGTACATTGCGATCACCTGATACAAGCAAAAGTTGGCGCCGTTGCCGATTTAAATACTGCCATTGACATTAACCGCGAGGTTTATGATTTCCTGGCTTCAGTATCTGATAAATATGGTATTGGTTTCTGGAAGGCCGGAGCGGGCATTATTCACCAGGTAGTGTTAGAAAACTATGCATTCCCGGGCGGTATGATGATTGGTACCGATTCGCACACGCCAAATGCGGGTGGTTTAGGTATGATAGCTATTGGTGTTGGTGGTGCTGATGCCTGCGATGTTATGGCAGGCTTACCATGGGAGCTTAAATTCCCTAAGTTGATCGGTGTTAAATTAACCGGTAAATTATCCGGATGGACATCAGCTAAAGACGTTATTTTAAAAGTAGCAGGTATCCTTACTGTAAAAGGTGGTACCGGTGCTATTGTTGAATATTTTGGCGAAGGCGCATGTTCACTTTCGGCAACAGGTAAAGGTACCATCTGTAACATGGGTGCCGAAATTGGCGCAACCACTTCGGTGTTTGGTTATGACGATAAAATTGCCGCTTACCTTAAAGGTACCAAACGTGCCGACATAGCCGAATTGGCCGATGCTGTTGCTGAACACTTAACCGGCGACCAGGAAGTTTACGCCAACCCTGAGCAATATTTTGACCAGGTTATCGAGATTAACCTGAGCGAACTGGAACCGCACATTAACGGTCCGTTCACACCGGATCTGGCATGGCCGATCTCTAAATTTGCTACCGCTGTTAAAGAAAACAACTGGCCTGCAAAATTAGAAGTTGGCTTAATTGGCTCATGTACCAACTCATCTTACGAAGATATCACCCGTTCTGCATCTATCGCAAAACAGGCTGTAGATAAACACCTTACTACCAAGGCTGAATTTACCATCACCCCCGGATCGGAGCTTGTGCGTTATACGGTTGACCGTGATGGCTACCTGGATACCTTTGCACAAATGGGCGGCGTGGTATTGGCAAACGCTTGCGGACCATGTATTGGTCAGTGGGCCCGTCATACCGACGATCCTACACGTAAAAACTCAATCATCACCTCGTTTAACCGCAACTTTGCTAAACGCCAGGATGGTAACCCAAACACACATGCGTTTGTAGCTTCACCAGAAATTGTAACAGCTTTGGCTATTGCAGGCGATTTAACTTTTAACCCACTTACCGATACTTTAACCAATATTAATGGCGAACAAGTTAAACTTGATGAGCCAATGGGTATAGAAATGCCGGTTAAGGGTTACGCTGTTGAAGATGCCGGCTACCAGGCCCCTGCCGAAGATGGTAGCCAGGTACAGGTATTGGTTGATCCAAAATCGGCACGTTTACAGTTATTGGAGCCGTTTGCCGCATGGGAAGGTGTAGACATTAAAGGCCTTAAATTGCTGATTAAAGCAAAAGGCAAATGTACAACCGACCATATTTCGATGGCTGGTCCATGGTTAAAATTCCGTGGCCACCTGGATAACATATCAAACAATATGTTGATTGGTGCCATCAATTACTTTAACAACACTGCCGATAGCGTTAAAAACGAACTTACCGGCGAGTACGGCCCGGTTCCTGCTACTCAACGTGCTTATAAAGCAAATGGCATTGGATCAATAGTAGTAGGCGACGAAAACTATGGTGAAGGTTCATCACGTGAGCACGCTGCTATGGAGCCACGTCACCTTGGTGTACGTGCCATATTGGTAAAATCATTTGCCCGTATCCACGAAACCAACCTTAAAAAACAAGGTATGCTGGGTATCACCTTTGCTGATAACAACGATTACGACAAAATCCAGGAGGACGACACTATCGACATTACCGGCCTAACAGAATTTGCCCCCGGCAAACAGTTAACCGTTGTGTTAAACCACAAAGATGGTTCAGTTGAATCGTTCCCGGTTAACCATACCTACAACGCTCAACAAATTGAGTGGTTTAAAGCAGGTGGTGCGTTAAACATCATCCGTAAACAAATGGCATCTTAA